The genome window ACAAAGGCAGCTCTTCCCTGCAGGACTGTGCGTGGCCAAAACAGGAGTTTTGTAGAGTTATTGTTTCTATgacccctttctttctttctttttttaaatttgattttaattggaggataatttctttagaaGGTTGTGtaggtttctgctgtacaataacatGAATCAGCTTTTAAgaatatgtatgtcccctccctcttgaatctccctccctccctccatcccactcacctaagtcatcacagagcattgagcttAGCTCCCTGGGTTATATAGAAGCTTCTTATtagctattttacacacagtagtgtgtatgtctcaatgctactctctcaattcatcccaccctctccttcccctgctgtgcccatgtctgttctctatgtctgcatctctattcctgccctataAATAAGTTtatcagtattatttttctatatcctatatacatatatgtgcattcatatacaatatttattcttctctgacttacttcactctgtatagcagactctagcttcatccacctcagttcaactgactcaaattcattccttttaaaggctgaataatattccaccatggcttccctgatagctcagttggtaaagaatctgcctgcaatgcaggagaccctggtctgattcctgggttgggaagatctgctggagcagggataggctacccactccagtattcttgggcttcccttgtggctcagctggtaaagaatccacctgcaatgtgggagacctgggttcaatccctgggttgggatgatcccctggagaagggaacggctacccactccagtattctggcctggagaattccatggactgaatagtctgtggggtctcaaagagtccgacacgactgagcgactttcacttttccaccatatatatgtaccacaacttctttaacccttcatctgtggatggacatgtaggttgctgccatgtcctggctattgtacatagtgctgcaataaacactggggacacatgtgtctttttgaattgtggttttcttagggtatatgcccagtagtgggattgctgggtcatatggtgatctctttctttaacatttttcattcattcattcaacaagcctATTTGCATACATACTGTGTGTCAAGGAATCATAGGGCTTAGAAACCAGTGAAGGGATGCAGACAATTAGTAGGCAAAAAACACAAACCATTTCTGAATAACTGCTATTTAGAGAATTAAGAGGGTGAGGGGATCAAGTGGTCTTGAACTGGGTCATCAAGGAAGGCTCTCTGATAGAGAACCTGGCGAAGAGAAATGGCCTCCCGTGAGAAGGGCATCCTTGGCTGAGTGTACGGCTTGGGCAGGGAACCTGGGCTCGGGACAGAAAGCAAGGGCTTTCTGCACTACCAGTCTCCCTCTGAAATTTCCTTTTAACCACAAATTATGTCTTGCATCTATCTCTACCAGTCAAGATTCTCTTCCTGCAAGATACGTCAACTATGTGAAACCCTCGTTTTACAGAAAGGCTGACCAACTGATTAAATTCATAATGACATATAACAGAACCCTCTCTTCCTTAATTCTGCACAATCTTGCACCATCCCATAATACAAAGCCTGGACAACTTTTACTGGGTACTTGCGCTCCTGCTCTGCCCTTTAGGGACATTATCTACTTTAGTTCTCACAGCAACCCCAAgtggtaggtactattattattattcccattttagagatgagaaagccaTGGCTTAGTATGAATTTTAGAAAGGCCTAGTAGTTAAGGGTTTTAGAATTTTAGCAGTTAGGATTCAATTACTCAACTCTAAAGTCTGCTTTTATTAGAGCATAAGCTTGTCAGGAGTTACCTGGGTCTGACTCTCAGCTCCCTCACTCTTCACTAGCTGTATACGGTAGTGGTGATGGGTTTAACCTCTGTGTGCCTTGGCTTCATCTGTAAACTAATGGGGAACAGATGAGTTCATAGCCGCACAAGGCTTACAGCAGAGACCGGTCCTGTACTATGTGGTAAGACGGTGTCACCATGGGCTGTTCAAAACACGTCTATACTATTGCCCGCAGCtggtaaaatacacaaaactGAAGAGTCAAGTATGTGACTTATGTGCTGATAGTTCTTGTAAATGTTTTGATGAGAAAGGCAGGCAGATCACTTGGTTCAAAGTGTTATTTCTGTTATCCCTTAATGCAGTATTTGAGTTGACTGTGTGAATAGCAATACGCATGAACTACACTTCCTAACAGCTTGAATGTTTCACAAATGAGACTTGACTATGTAACTGTATGATAGGAGACAATGGTATAGACCTTGCCCGTGTAAGTGTATAATGGGAGGCAATGGTACAGACCTTGACTATGTAGGTGTATAATAGGAGACAGTGTTATAAACAGTCATGAGCATCTTACCAGTTTTagagaatgctttttttttctgtattgcttGTCAGGTCAATTAGACCTAATTTTTCTATCTTTCATTGCTATAAATAATTGAACTTGGGATTAATATTTATTCACAGGGATAGAGAAATTAATGATAAACTTCTGGAATCACTAAAGAGATGCAGAACCATGGTGTAAATGAGAAAAAGTGGCAAAGCTCTAGAAACTAGAACTGGTTTCCCTGATAGAGGCCCATTCCATCTGCTGTCAAGTACGTCTCCACCACCTGTGCTAGAAGCAGCCAATCGTGGCTAAAACTGTAGATTCCTGGCTCCAACCCCAGACCCACCAGACTGTCTGGTGGTTGCCCAAGGAGTCTTACGTTTAACTGCCCTCCAGCTGATCTATACGGAGTCTAAAGTTTGAGAAGTATCTGCCCAGTTTAAAGCATGAACATGTGACTGAGAAATCTCAGGATGTTTTGCAAGATGTTTTTAGGAAATGGGAAAAAGGGCATTAACTGAATGGCTGTGTGACAACTTAAGTTATGTGCCTGGcactcctttctctcttccccctGGAGTTGATGGAGGAGCTGGATGTCTCCTGTGGGTGAGCATTCCTCTCTGCGGAGCTGTTAGCATGGAAAATGCCATTGTGTCTAATCATATTGCGTTCTCACAAAAGGTCAAATGTAGGGAGAACTCTTAAGTCTGTTTTATTCTCCCTTCTAAGCATCGTACACAAGAATCTCATCTTCCGAAAACTGGCTACCCAAGTACCTTATTAGGAGAAAAGAATCAGAGGCTCTAGGTAATGAAATACAGATGATGCAAAGCCccaatctttcagaattttgctcaCCATTTTGACaagcttatttattttgaatggTTATTTAGAGGAAGTCTGACAGGTAGCATGTAGACAGTGGCAGGAAGTAACGTCAGAAAGGAGgatttaggaaataaaaaaaaaaactacaagacCGTGATAGGACTCTTTTATGTATAGACTGGCCTGACAGAGCATTTGGTATGCGTAGAAGCAAACACTTTTTATCTCAGTGTGTCCTGACCATATCACTATCTTATGGGACAGTGATCTGCAGGTGTAAATGATGAGTCCTTAGGTATACTAACATCAAAAGAAGTTTGTGGCTTGAAATATACTCTGGAAATActatgattaaatatttaaaataacaattaaatcTCAACTTTCTTTTTAAGACACACATTCTTAATTATGCAATTATGTGAGAAACATGGCaactaaaatgttttatttcaggtGGTTGCAGGTACTCGAAGTTTTAATGCAACAAGGAGTCAATATTACTATAGTGTGCCCTTTTCCCGTAGAAccacaaaagaaaatttcaaacaccACCAATGTATTTACCACTGATTTCTCAGTGATAAGTAAATATACACTTTAAGAGGAGGGTACTCTATTTTCATCAGCATGAAGGACATTTGATAATAGTTGGTATGGAAATGAGAACTTCAGAAAATTAAGGACAGTGGAAGACCCAGTGGAGATGTCATCTATGTCTTTTATCCCCTCTGAGCAGCAGTCTCTATGGGAACATGTGTTCAGGCTGGGTGTGTTTACTGGAAGCAGATGTCACACCTTGCTTCCGGTCTGCAGTGTGGTAGCAGGTAGATAGAACATGGTGGGCATGCTAGGGTCACCTGTACGCAACAGGTGACTTTCCTTCTGTATGGCTGGCAAAAAAGTGACAGGCCCTAATATTTTAGGATGAAGAATGATTTGTAATTTATCATTCCTAGTAGGAAAACTAGAATTTCAATAGCTTGCTActgggtttgttttttccttcaaaattttcTGGTTGATATAGATGCGTTTGAGAACTCTGGCACAGGAATGCGTCTGGACCCCCATCTGGTAGCTGGGTGACTGACAGCATTTGACACATTGGAATGCTTCATCTTTACGCACACACCAGCTGGAAACAAGTGTAGGAGATTCTTGTCTGGTCATTTTCACTCCACAAAGTACACAGGATGCTTTGTGGGAATCTTGAGAAGTACGGCTGTATACAGAACACCCTTCTGGAGAACCTAAGAAGCTAGTTCACCTTCCTGTGCACCCTAAGCTTAGGAGCCCCGAGGCAGCCCAGCACACAGACGCCTGCAGGCAGCCCGGCCGGCAGCAGGTCTGCTCAGACCCTGCAGCGCAGGCCAAGGTCCGCAGTTCCAAAGAGACTGTCTGCCCCAGGGAAAAATGCAGCCAGGCAGCCTACTGTGAAAGATGAAGACAGGAGATATTAAACCCCTTCCCTCAAATGAAGTATCTTATTGGTATAAGAATTTGTGTCATACAAACACTCATCTTTTGGCCAGAATAGCCCCGATTACCCCTGATTACCCATCTACCTTGTTATAACTCACATTAGGTTTAGAAAGCAAACACGTACACAGGAAGTGTGTTTTAACctgaaataattttcttgatATTTGAATTGCTTTCAGTGGGACATTTGCTTTAAACCACAAGATATCTCCGTCTGGATTATCAGAATACAAAATCCCTtctctccccgccccccaacccaaccaaaacaaacaaaggaacaaacgaacaaaaccccaaacccaCAACTCAGCTTCAAATAAGCTTTGAAGAAATGAGACTCTAAATATTTACATATGGGTCAAGAAATAAATCACAAACTATTTACAAAAATACACAAGCTTATATGCATTAACAATTTACACCAgttcacaaaaatattaaaacataaaaaaaacacTATATAAATTAAAGTTAAGAACTCAGAAGTATGAGCTAAGACTTCCTAGGATGCTTCTCTCATGCAGGTCATGGTTGAAAAATCAGATTTTGCTATCTTGGAATCTAAACTGTAAAACaaccatttttattctttgaacaCTAACAGCActaatcaaaaaaggaaaaaaagaccctCTGTGCACACCGACATTATCTTGCACACAGTTAAAATATACCATTCCTGACATTCCGTTAACACACAGTACTAAAAGTCACATGCCTCTAACCATTTGGAAGTAACTTTCTGACATACTTTTGCTTTCATGATTACTCCTTAACACACACTGCTCGGACGATACTCTGCCAACATATTGGATGAGTGACTGACGGGGCTGGAAACAGATAAATGGACTTCGCAggctccttttttttaaactaaagggCGGATTTCAAATTTACACTGTATACATCTATTGCTGCTTCAGGTGTGGTAATGACCTAGTCTATCTCTGCTCACATGAATGGTCCCTCTTCTCTGCAGGATTATTCCTATTTCAACCCgacccttttaaaaaatgctttgccATGATATAAATGTGCAGGCCTTGTCTTTGGGACCATCCCAAGGACTTTCATGTTTTTAGAAGGGAACTGAAGATGGTGAGCTGTCGATGAGGCTCAGATGAAATCTACTGAAAGGAGGTGGCATCTCTGGGGCTGTCAGCAGAGTCCCTGACGAGACATCCAGGGAATATTTATTTCAATCAAACCAAGCTGTGGCATCAGAATTTTGCCAAAAAAGGATAAAATCTGGAGACATGGCTGTGAAAATACCAACAGAATTAAAATTCTGGGTTTCACAAGTAAGGCAGCTCCGTTTACTTGATCGTGGCTCCATGTCAAAGTGTAAAAGTGCTGACGCTTGGTTGCTCAACCTGCGACGTCATATACCAACAAGGTGGCTGTGCTGAGGTAAGCTGGCTCGCGGTGACCTGCCGTCTGCCCGCGACAACCAGGAAGGGAAGGATGCATGCGAAGCCCCTCAGTAACTCTGCACCCGAAGTTAAGGCTGCACCTACACTCGGCGAGACAGCGCTAGACTGCAGAGTTTATGTTTCACACTTTTACCGGGAATTTGAGTCATTTTTCTGTATTCAAAATATGTACCTGATATTTCCAAATTCATAGGACATTAATAAAGTAACCGCTTTAAAGAATTAACCTTAGTGtttataaaatagactttagTTTCAGGAGTAAACAGTGTGTGTGACCAATCCACAGATATGAACACTGGACAGACTTCAGCCACATCTTTCTAGGCTCTCAGCTCCTAAAGCCATCTGTGTCTCGGGGCCACACCAGCTCCTCTCTCTAATCTCCGGGCTGCCTGTGAGAGCTCAGACGGCTTGTCTTCCCTCAAAGCGGCCATCGGTTGCCTACTGACAAAAAGATGGTAatggttggaaaaaaaattagtgcTGTATATTCACCAAAGAGCAAATTCCTGCACGGAGCTCCTGATGTGTGTGCTAAAAGGAAGTATCCTATCAGGCTCCCTAGCACTGTGACTACAGACCAGGTGGGTCTGTACTGAGGCCTGAATTTCACAGACCTTTTCTATAATTTCAGGATTTCCTCCATGATCTTTATTGAATCTCTTCGATCAATTCTGGGGGAACAAAAGAACACCTAACAGAGTATTTCCACATATATTAATAAGTAAATGTGTTGctcttaaaactttattttctttttctaaatataaaccCTTAAAATGCAATCACATgattttttagatttaaaaaaactgGCATGAATCCTAATCTTTATACAATTTCACAGCAATAATAGCAGCATCAATTTAGCctcttaaaagatttttctttgctCTAAATAAACGTTAGTTCCAAGTTTTAAAAAGCCAGAGCAGCAACCATCCAGGAAATGGAATGGAATTCTCCTAGTGTCTTCTACAAACTTGAGCATTTAAAACATGTGAATGTATAAAAATCAAGTATTATTAAGAGTTATGGAATGACATGATTATCTCAACTCGTTTTATAAATACAGGACTGCCTTCTGGTCTGGCGTTCGTGGTGGGGTGGGTTGAGAGAATGGAATGCAAACTTTCAAAAGAAAGTCCTGGGTATGGAACATGTTTAACATGTCTGCAGTGTTGTGAGGACTAAACCTGAAATGCTGGTGTGAATGGCAATTACAATTAAGACTGCAATtgcccagggacagagggaagaCACAACACGGTAATTCCTTGGGACCTAAAGGGTTGCTGCCCAGAATTCCAGCAGGTCAAATGGGCTGTGCTAAGTGTTATTGCAAGAACACTCAGTTTACTAACGGATAATAATAACCTGTAGCTACTGTAAGAATTCCCAGGACACCTGGTTTAGAAACTAATTAATATGCAAATTTACAATCATGTGACATTATGTGTGTTTATCCAGGCAAACCATGctggtttttcattgttttttaaatggggggggaaaaaaaactgctTTAGGAAAACAAATAGTGTGAAATGCTTCACTAGGATCACAATTTATCAAATactattgagaaaaaaaaagaactgaagacaGGCAGCAGCTTAGAACCACCGATGTAGCTTTCTGGTGCTAACGAAGGTCACAGACTTCCTGCCAAGAAGTTTCTTTAATTGTAACTTAGAAACCCCTCTGCAGTGGGATAAGCCTGTTCACTGAAGTGTGTGGAGCAACCAGGAGAAGAGCATGGTTCAGCCTGGATCTAATGGGTCTGACATTTTGTAATGGCTATTAAATGCTTATTCCTTTTTTTGGGCTATAATTTGTTAAATATCCAATAATAGTCTTATGTGAAGGCTCAGGGAGAAGTTTCTCCCCACTCTAATTTAATACACAGCCCCTTCTAAGACAGGGGGTATGACCTGACAAAGAAAACAGGTGACCCTCTGGGCAAGGCCGTGGCTACTGGTAAAGCAAGTGGGGACAGGACAGGACAGGGCACACAAGACCTTCAAGAAGTGAGCGTCAGCTGCTCTGAAGGACACAGCAAATGCTAGGAAGGACGAGGTCAAACTCAAATTCCATTAAAGGCAGTCCTCAGGCTCTTACAAATCAGCCCTATGTGGCAAGTACGGTCTGTAACAAATTTCTTTACTAGGTTTTCAACACAGTGCTTCACAATCGTTCAAAtctttaaatgacaaaaatgacAACAGTCTGTAGGTGGAAGAGGTGGTGATGAAGCTGGGAAGAGGGAAAAAGATggtgatttgtttttcttcttcttatttttttaatgtggtggtTGGGGGGGGCGgtttgtagccttttttttttttttttggttactgaaaaaaatagaacagtCCACTGTCCAGCAGAGGCTGCGTCAACTCTATTGCTCCCGGGGCTCATTCTGCATGGACCTGCGTTTCAGGAGGCTGCAAGGCCAGCTCTGTGGGCAGGAAGGCGCCCTGCCCCAGAGCTGTGGCGTATGTCCTGCTCTGGGGATGGGGGAAGCTGGGGGGCATGTACGGGCCCATTGCTACTGCTCCGAAGCCCCCTCGCTGGTGCTGGGGCGGGGAGTGGTAGCCCTCCAGGTTATCGTACTGCGGCCCGGCAGTCCCCCGGCCCGGGCGCTTGCCGTGGGTGTGGTAGTGGTACAGCACGCCGGGGTCCCTGTCCGCGCTCTGGGGGTGGTGCAGTTTGAGGCTGTGACTCCTCTCTGGCTTAGGGGGCGGGAGCGCGGACTGCGACAGGTGCTCCTCCTCCTTGTAGCAGTCTCTGGGGTGCTTCTCTGAGGCCGGAGGCTGCCGGGCCCGGGGCCGCTCCAGCTCCTTGGGGAGCCGCACCTCTTTGTGGCTCGGTCTTAAAGACTCAGGCCCTGACGGCACGTATTTCCCTCCAGAGTTAAGGTAGCTGACAGGCTCGGCAGGGTCTGGAAGCCCTTTGGGCCCGTAGTCTAGCGGGCCAGCTCCCTGGGGGAAAGGGGGCCCGTTCTTCGGGTCGCACAGCTGCCTATGGCTTGCTTCCTGATGCGGCCTATGCTCGGGGAGGCTGCAGCCCGCGTCGTGCAGCTTTCGGTTCCTGACGCTGCTCTGCTTCTGGGGGAGGCACGGCTTCTCCGGCTGCCCATTGCCGTACCCGCCCTGGTGGTGAGGTGCGCGCTCCAGCTCCGGCTCCGCGTGCTTCCGGTAGAAGCGGTCCTCCCCCTCGGGGCTCAGGGCCTTGGCCGGGTGCCGCCCCTCCTTGCCCTCGGCCACCGAGAGgagtccagttttcccaggatcCGACTTGCTGCGCAGGTGGATGACATAGATGCCGCCCAGGTCGTCCGGCGCGCTGGCCGCGCTCATGTTGTCGTACTGGGACACGACGGGCCCCTTGGCCTTCTGCCGCGCACGGCTCTCCCTGCGGATGGACTGCAGGCGGTATTTCTCCAGGTCCTCCAGGTCCCACGAGGCGTATGCGTGCTTCGCGTCGGCCACCGGGGGCATGTGGACCACGTTGTGGTCATTGGCCGGGAAGTAGCTGGCCACGCTGGGCCGGGGGCGCGGGGCCGCACCCCCGGTGAACGCGTACACATTCTTGCCCTGCAGGCGCGGGGCGAGGAAGGCCAGGTCGCGGCCGGGCAGGCGGTGCAGGGGCCGCAGCTGCACCGTGCCGTAGGCGTCCACGTCGCACAGAGCGCCGTCGGGGCTGTAGTAGGAACCGGCCGAGCTGGCGTAGGGGCTGTACCGGTAGTGCACCCGGCCGTTCTCGAAGTAAGGCTGTAGCTGAGTGACGTGGTAGTCCGAGCGGGCCTGGGATGACTGATATGGCTTATACTGGTACAGGGGTCGTGGGCAGTAGGCGGGCTCCTCATCTGGGGGCACCTCTGTCCTAGAGATGGGGACAGAGCGGATCATGGAGGACGGAGGCGCGTGCAGAGACTGCACCCGGCGGATGGTGGGGTACAGCGGCATGTCCTCGGGGTAGCAGCCACCCCTGACGGACGAGCTCAGTGAGGACACATACTCTGCCCGGCTACACAGCTTCGGGTGGTGTCCAGACACGCTTCTTCCCGGGGCCACGTACGTGTTGTACCGGGGGCCTGTGGAGGCTGGTGGCTCCGACCTGGATGCATACACTGGGTGCGGCTCCGCTTTCCCGTGATGGGGTGGCACGCTCTGGGGGCGGAACTGGCAGTTTGGGGTCATACTGAAATGCAGACAGTTTTCTGGACCAAAGGGCTCCGTGGTGAGGTCGGGCCTGGCGAACGTGGGGTAAGCAGTCTTAAGAGGGCCGTGCTTGGCTTGTGGGACAGGGAGGGGCAAAGGCAAGGGCTCTTCCACGGAGGCAGCGGCAACGAAGGAGTGGTACCCGGCGCTGCCCGCCCCGTCGGCGCTGCCCGAGTGGAGGGCCGCGGCCAGTCTGCTCTCCATGGTCCTGGCGGGGGGCGCCGGGGTGGGGAAGCCACAGGAAGCGTGCGCGGGCACAGACTCGGCGCGCAGGTGCAGCGCGGGCGCCCTGGCGCCTTCCCGCACCTTTTCAGGAAGGACGGGCTGGGGAGCTGGAGCAGAGGCTGGGCACTGTGCAGCGGCCCCGCCATCCCCAACCAGGACAGGTGCAGGGTCACCCATGCCCCTGGGTTCAGGCGGCCTCTCCGGAGCCGGAACTGCTCCTTGAACCTGTTGAAAGATGATATTACTGTGAGTGTTTTTTTATGCTTCCCTCTACAGAATCAAACATTACTGAATTCATAACTCACAAGCTGAGGCCATGTGGGCAGCAGCTGGAAATTTCCCAAGCTGTGCAGAGGTGCTGGACAGGGCAGAGGCCTACCTGTCCCTATAGTCAGGAAAAGAAGGCAGGCCtgtttggccacctggtgtggcAGCCAGCCCATCTTTGGAGAGCTGTTCTCATTTAGGATGGGTTTTCAAGAGATGGAGTGGACCATGACAGATCTGATTTGCTTAAAAGACCACTAGGCTTGAAACCACATGCCCGGTCTATCTGTGCAGCTCAGTCTCAACACCAAGAACATTCTGTTAAACAAGCAGTGCTGATTCTACCTGAAGAGTGTTTTGAAGTGACACCCACTACCCAGTGGGCAGTTTTCAGCCCCCAGGCCAGGGAGGGACAGGAAGGGACATGTCCAGGTGGCATTCAACACAGCCTCCGCCTCTCCCTCCCGCTCCAGTGTGTCTGTGGCAGCAGAGGACAAACATGGTTCTCACTGCAAGGCTGCACGCATGCTGCCCTTGAGAAACAAGTGGCTGGAAATAGCATCTTCCATAGAGGACTAGACAGTGAAGTCCTTTTAGTCCAAGGCGACGACAAAAAAACTTCACAGTCTGCATATAACATTCTCTCATCAAAATAGGTGCTTGACTATTCAACAATCTGATGGCTAatgctgaaaaaacaaaaagtcctAAGACACTGTCATCTCTGATATTTCTAGAAAGTTGGTAAGACATAAAGTCTTCCAAATGTCCTGAGCACTTTGGTCATGCACATGTGAAAAACTGGCAGAGATGGTTGGacaacttgcccagagtcacactgAGTCAGTGAGGGAGCTGGGAAAACCCCACAACTCTGACAGCCAATGGCCAGGTGGACTCCTGAGCTTATAATCTCTTTGTAAAGGGAGAGGGTATAGTTAAACCACAGCCATGGAGAAGCTGCTCCTTTTTCAGAGAAAAGCCAGCATCAAGATAAAGGCAGATCCCAATCTCAACCAGGAAGTGTTTCATGGAAATAGGCCATAGGACTTAAAAAGAGATGTCAGATCTCACTGGCAGTAATGGCACACACTGATGGAGAGTGGCACACCTTTGGAAAAACACTGCATGCCAATGACCCGCCCCACTTCTTACCTTATGGGGATTGGTTAGTCCTATACTGGCTGTGGTCTGTACCTGCCCCAGGACTGGGGGCTGCTCTGCAGGTCTCTGGGAAGGAGGTAGGGGTAGGGGACGGCTGGCTCGTTGAGCACGCTGAAGGGTGGCGGTTACATACTCCACTGCGCTGGGCTGTTCTGCCACGTCCCAGCTGGCTTCGCTGGCACTTGCTATGGCCGCTGATGGAGCATGCGTCATGTACGCCAGGGGGGCTGTGCTGGTGTTCTCTTCAGGGGACCCGGAAGGAGGGCAGATTTTGTCCCTAGGCAAATGAGAAGGGGCAGGACTTCTGTCTGCAAGTTCTGAAGGGTGATGGGGCTTATCCACGCTTGCACCAAGGTAAGAAGGAGGCTCATCTCCACTGTAGAAATGGAGCTGATCGTGGTCCACAAAGGAGACGGTCGGCACACTGGTCTTCACAGACTGGTCTTCAGGGAAAGTGATGAGATCATCAGACTTTGAGTCTGTCAAGGGAACGGAAGTGACTCTGGCCTTCTCTGGGTCCCCAGATAAATAGATTCGATGTGGCTGATCGCCTGGTACGTCTGCCGGGGACTGCCCCGTGGAGTCAGTGGTGCTGGAATGGGTATAGTCCCCGGCAGCTGCTGTGTCTGGCACTGGCTGGTCACCATGCCCAGGGCCCTTGTTCTGGAGGTGGGGCTGCTCTGCTGGCCTGTCGGTTTGGAAACAGGCTTTCTCGAGAGTAACGCTAGAGTAGGGAGCAGGCGGTCTGTCCTCGGCTGCAGCCACCGCTACGTCCCCACAGTGTGCACAGGCAGCCGGGGACATGCCTGGTCTCTTCAGTGACTGGGTGGAGGCCTGCTGTGCAGATTCTGCTAACGCCAGCGCCAGCAGGCGTGCCACGTTTTTCGGAGGCGGTGGCGGTGGGATAAGAGAGACTGAGCTTACAGGAACGGAATCCTGAGGGGGGTCATGTGTGTCTGCTCCTGGGGggaaattaggaaaaaagaaagtgaaaagatagctTGTGTTATCCTACATGGAAAGCCAAACATTCCCCCATTtgatcactaaaaaaaaaagtgccttcc of Bubalus bubalis isolate 160015118507 breed Murrah chromosome 5, NDDB_SH_1, whole genome shotgun sequence contains these proteins:
- the ARHGAP32 gene encoding rho GTPase-activating protein 32 isoform X1, with the translated sequence MITLLLAPQLHTCVYISRAEQPGHYCAFAHALRFKLLKYTMETESESSTSGDDSVFWLDLEVITQVTGSEEGEGEEHFRKMKSSVHSEEDDFVPELHRNVHPRERPDWEETLSAMARGADVPEIPGDLSLKTCGSTASMKVKHVKKPTNPGLMGCDNIHRLPFTKGHFPKMAECAHFHYENVEFGSIQLSLSEEQNEVTKNGCESKELVYLVHIACQGKSWIVKRSYEDFRVLDKHLHLCIYDRRFSQLSELPRSDALKDSPESVTQMLMAYLSRLSAIAGNKINCGPALTWMEIDNKGNHLLVHEESSINTPAVGAAHVIKRYTARAPDELTLEVGDIVSVIDMPPKVLSTWWRGKHGFQVGLFPGHCVELINQKVPQSVTNSVPKPVSKKHGKLITFLRTFMKSRPTKQKLKQRGILKERVFGCDLGEHLLNSGFEVPQVLQSCTAFIERYGIVDGIYRLSGVASNIQRLRHEFDSEHVPDLTKEPYVQDIHSVGSLCKLYFRELPNPLLTYQLYEKFSDAVSAATDEERLIKIHDVIQQLPPPHYRTLEFLMRHLSLLADYCSITNMHAKNLAIVWAPNLLRSKQIESACFSGTAAFMEVRIQSVVVEFILNHVDVLFSGKINAVIQEGAASLSRPKSLLVSSPSTKLLTLEEAQARTQAQVNSPIVTENKYIEVGEGPAALQGKFHTIIEFPLERRRPQNKMKKSPVGSWRSFFNLGKSSSVSKRKLQRNESEPSEMKAMALKGGRAEGTLRSAKSEESLTSLHAVDGDSKLFRPRRPRSSSDALSASFNGEMLGNRCNSYDNLPHDNGSEEEVGLLHIPALVSPHSAEDVDLSPPDIGVASLDFDPMSFQCSPPKAESECLESEASFLDSLGYSKDKQSTDKKDTETGGSQSQTPGSTASSEPVSPLQEKLSPFFTLDLSPTEEKASKPSSFTEKVVYAFSPKIGRKISKSPSLNISEPISVTLPARVSEVIGPVANTAAQNAPSAAWNKSSEESDVINRSPTQVVKRKANEREAQEGCECEAQPPDQGAAADVDSPGKEEPASSSQSKAVPSGQTQTGADTHDPPQDSVPVSSVSLIPPPPPPKNVARLLALALAESAQQASTQSLKRPGMSPAACAHCGDVAVAAAEDRPPAPYSSVTLEKACFQTDRPAEQPHLQNKGPGHGDQPVPDTAAAGDYTHSSTTDSTGQSPADVPGDQPHRIYLSGDPEKARVTSVPLTDSKSDDLITFPEDQSVKTSVPTVSFVDHDQLHFYSGDEPPSYLGASVDKPHHPSELADRSPAPSHLPRDKICPPSGSPEENTSTAPLAYMTHAPSAAIASASEASWDVAEQPSAVEYVTATLQRAQRASRPLPLPPSQRPAEQPPVLGQVQTTASIGLTNPHKVQGAVPAPERPPEPRGMGDPAPVLVGDGGAAAQCPASAPAPQPVLPEKVREGARAPALHLRAESVPAHASCGFPTPAPPARTMESRLAAALHSGSADGAGSAGYHSFVAAASVEEPLPLPLPVPQAKHGPLKTAYPTFARPDLTTEPFGPENCLHFSMTPNCQFRPQSVPPHHGKAEPHPVYASRSEPPASTGPRYNTYVAPGRSVSGHHPKLCSRAEYVSSLSSSVRGGCYPEDMPLYPTIRRVQSLHAPPSSMIRSVPISRTEVPPDEEPAYCPRPLYQYKPYQSSQARSDYHVTQLQPYFENGRVHYRYSPYASSAGSYYSPDGALCDVDAYGTVQLRPLHRLPGRDLAFLAPRLQGKNVYAFTGGAAPRPRPSVASYFPANDHNVVHMPPVADAKHAYASWDLEDLEKYRLQSIRRESRARQKAKGPVVSQYDNMSAASAPDDLGGIYVIHLRSKSDPGKTGLLSVAEGKEGRHPAKALSPEGEDRFYRKHAEPELERAPHHQGGYGNGQPEKPCLPQKQSSVRNRKLHDAGCSLPEHRPHQEASHRQLCDPKNGPPFPQGAGPLDYGPKGLPDPAEPVSYLNSGGKYVPSGPESLRPSHKEVRLPKELERPRARQPPASEKHPRDCYKEEEHLSQSALPPPKPERSHSLKLHHPQSADRDPGVLYHYHTHGKRPGRGTAGPQYDNLEGYHSPPQHQRGGFGAVAMGPYMPPSFPHPQSRTYATALGQGAFLPTELALQPPETQVHAE